A window of Ipomoea triloba cultivar NCNSP0323 chromosome 2, ASM357664v1 contains these coding sequences:
- the LOC116010762 gene encoding zinc finger BED domain-containing protein RICESLEEPER 2-like, which produces MPHLMTLLWGFLRKKIVSWGTSTVKAKYIHMRCIDHILNLIVQDGLKECDSSVTKVREVVRYVSNSPAMLKKFRNLADLLGIEQRSSLCLDVPTRWNSTYLMSKSALTYQKVFESCEESDSSFKSNLGDSVPDFMDWDYVGSLVQLLKCFYDMTLRTSRSLYVTANTFFNEISDLYCLLNGMVEADPRDKLEYMHVQINHMYSEEKGKSYFDKVLTGLNELFDDYSAGQSVPASGSASSVFISIYVQFPILSKFARDVLVIPISTVASESAFSTSGRVLDTFRSSLTPKIVEALGIKQHIRKRAVGEAAVLRNAASGDQMMVEAWAVFHLMALVWAILVSGGSNDTLKVGVELVLVY; this is translated from the exons ATGCCTCATCTAATGACACTGCTATGGGgtttcttaagaaaaaaaatagtgtctTGGGGAACATCAACTGTGAAGGCTAAGTACATTCACATGAGGTGCATTGATCATATCCTTAACTTGATTGTTCAAGATGGCTTGAAGGAGTGTGATAGTTCTGTTACAAAGGTGAGAGAGGTTGTGAGATATGTTAGCAATTCACCTGCTATGCTAAAGAAGTTCAGGAACTTGGCTGATTTGTTAGGAATTGAGCAAAGGTCTTCTTTGTGTCTAGATGTTCCAACTAGATGGAACTCTACTTATTTGATGTCAAAATCTGCTTTGACTTATCAAAAAGTCTTTGAATCTTGTGAAGAGTCTGATAGTTCTTTCAAATCTAACTTGGGTGATTCTGTGCCTGATTTTATGGACTGGGATTATGTGGGCAGTTTGGTGCAactattgaaatgtttttatgatatgacACTAAGGACTTCTAGATCTTTATATGTGACAGCTAACACATTTTTCAATGAGATTTCTGACTTGTATTGTCTATTAAATGGAATGGTGGAAGCTG ACCCCAGGGATAAATTAGAGTATATGCATGTTCAAATTAATCATATGTATAGTGAGGAGAAAGGGAAATCATACTTTGATAAAGTTCTTACTGGtttgaatgagttatttgatGATTATTCTGCTGGTCAATCCGTTCCTGCTTCTGGTAGTGCTAGTTCTGTGTTTATATCTATCTATGTTCA GTTTCCCATCCTTTCTAAGTTTGCTAGGGATGTCCTAGTTATTCCTATCTCAACTGTTGCCTCTGAATCTGCCTTTAGTACATCTGGGAGAGTATTGGATACTTTTAGGAGTTCATTAACTCCAAAAATTGTGGAAGCTTTG GGGATTAAACAGCATATCAGAAAGAGAGCAGTAGGTGAAGCTGCAGTTTTGAGAAATGCAGCTTCAGGAGATCAAATGATGGTGGAAGCCTGGGCAGTGTTTCATTTGATGGCACTAGTCTGGGCAATTTTGGTGAGTGGTGGCAGCAATGATACCCTGAAAGTTGGGGTTGAGCTGGTTTTGGTGTATTAG